The following DNA comes from Nitrospinota bacterium.
CGGCCGGATATGTGGACATGGCGATAACGCTGGCGCGCACGCCTGGAGTTATCATCACCACCTTTGGCGACATGCTCAAGGTCCCCGGATCGCAGACGTCGCTTGTGAAAGAGCGAGGGGCCGGGCGGGACGTGCGTGTGGTCTATTCACCAATGGACGCGGTGGAGACCGCAAAATCCAGCCCGGACAAGGAAGTTGTCTTCCTCGGAGTCGGCTTTGAGACCACCGCCCCGTCTGTGGCGGCGGCGATATTGACGGCAAAACGTGAAGGTGTGAAGAATTTTACCGTTCTGGCCTCCCACAAGGTGATGCCCGAGCCGATGGAGGCCTTGACCAAAGGTGAACTGAAGATAGACGGCTACATATGCCCGGCGCACGTCTCCGCGATAATCGGTGAGCGCGGATACAGGCGGCTGGCGGAAGTGTACGGCGTGCCGTGCGTGATAACAGGATTTGAGCCGCTGGACATGTTGCGAGGCGTCATCATGCTCGTCCGGCAGATCGCCGAAGGGCGGGCCGTGGTGGAGAACGAATATTTCCGGGTGGTGAAGCCTGAAGGTAACGTGAAGGCGCAGGCGATATTGGCCGACGTGTTCGAAAAATCCAACGCTGTGTGGCGCGGATTGGGCCCGATACCGGACAGCGGGCTTGCCATATCGCCAAGGTATGAATCGTATGACGCGATGAAGAAGTTCAAGCTAAGCGAGCCGGACGTGCGGGAGAACCCCGCCTGCCTTTGCGGCGAGATATTGAAAGGGCTCAAAGAGCCGCTCGATTGCGGGCTTTTCGCCACGGCATGCACACCGGAGAACCCGGTGGGCGCATGCATGGTCTCTTCCGAAGGGACGTGCGCGGCGGAGTTCCGGTATGGAGAGAGGAGCAGGGCCAATGCGTGACGATATGATACTGCTCGGCCACGGCTCCGGCGGGCAGATGACCCATGATCTGGTGAATAAAGTAATACTCCCGCTCATCCACGAAGGACGCGAGGCTCCTGAACAGGAGGATTCCACACCGCTCACCCTTCCCACCGGCGAAATCCGCTTCACCACCGACAGCTACGTGGTGGACCCGATAATCTTCCCCGGCGGGGACATCGGAGACCTGGCGGTGAACGGCACTATAAACGACCTTGCGATGGGTGGAGCGGTCCCCTTTGCGTTAAGCCTCGGATTCATTCTCGAAGAGGGGCTTTTGATGGACGATTTTACGAAAGTGTTGCGCTCCATCGGCCGGGCGGCGCGGGAGGCGGGGATACAGGTGGCGTGCGGGGACACGAAGGTGGTGCCACGGGGGCGTGGCGATAAGATTTTTATTAACACATCCGGGGTGGGCCTTGCGCGCAACGGCCTGCGGCCTGGATCCGCGGCGGTGAGACCCGGCGACAGGCTCATCATCAACGGCACGGTGGGGGACCACGGAGTCACCATCATGTCCATGCGCGAGGGATTGAAGTTTGAATCGCCGGTGAAAAGCGACACGGCGGCTCTCCACACGTTGGTGGACGCGCTTGTGAAGGCCGGGGTGGAGATACGCGCCATGCGAGACCCCACGCGCGGCGGGCTTGCCACAGTGGCTGTGGAGATCGCGGAAGCTTCCGGGGTGCACATACGCCTCGACGAAACCGCCATCCCCGTGAACAAGCATGTGGCGGCGGCCTGTGAGATATTGGGGCTGGATCCGCTGATGGTGGCCAACGAGGGGAAAATGGTGTTAGTCACGCCGGAGCGCGACGCGAAGAAGGCGCTTGATGTGATGCGCTCGCACCCACTGGGGAGGGACGCGGCGATGATCGGCGAGGCTTTGGAGACTGACGGGCGGGCCAAGGTGACGCTCACCTCATACGCCGGCGGCGCCAGGATGGTGAACAAACTTCCGGGCGAATTATTGCCGAGGATTTGCTGAAGTAAAAAAGCGCGTCCCTTTTCAGGAACGCGCCTTCGATGAATTGTTCGAAACGGGCCTTAAGCCGCCGGAGCCGACCCGGTGGAACGTTTCTCCCCTTTCGCGTGGCCGCGATAGTTGCGCGTGGCGGCGAACTCGCCGAGCTTGTGCCCCACCATGTTCTCCGTGACGTACACAGGGATGAACTTGCGCCCGTTGTGCACGGCGAATGTCACCCCGACGAATTCCGGGGTGATTGTCGACCTGCGGGACCAGGTCTTGATTATCTTCTTGTCCCCGGCGGCGGCGGCCTCTTCCACCTTCTTCTGGAGGGAAACCTCCACATACGGCCCTTTTTTAAGCGATCGTGACATTTTTTTCCCTTATTTGCCGCGCTGTTTGACTATCAGTTTGGAGGAAGCCTTCTTGCGCTTCCTGGTCTTGAATCCCTTTGTCGGCTTGCCCCACGGGGTCACCGGATGGCGCCCGCCGGAGGTCTTTCCTTCACCGCCGCCGTGCGGATGGTCCACCGGATTCATGGCCACGCCGCGCACCTTCGGCCGCTTGCCAAGCCAGCGGGAGCGCCCGGCCTTGCCGATGGTGACACCCTCGTGGATAGCGTTGCCTACGGCGCCGACGGTGGCCCTGCACATGATTGGAGCCTTGCGCACCTCGCCGGACTTAAGCCTTATAAGCGCCGTGTCCCCTTCCTTGGCCATAAGCTGGGCCGAAGTGCCGGCCGAACGGATCATCTTCGCCCCTTTGCCGGGAATCATCTCCACGCAATGGATGATCGCGCCCAGCGGTATGGACTTTAACGGCAACGCGTTGCCGGTCTTTATCTCCACCCCTTCGCCGGACATGAGCGAATCGCCCACCTTCAGGCCTTCCGCGGCTATGATGTAGCGCTTCTCGCCGTCCGCGTAATTGAGCAATGCGATGTTGGCGGTGCGGTTCGGATCATACTCGATGGTGGCCACGGCCGCCGGGATCCCGTCCTTGTTCCGAAGGAAATCGATCACGCGGATGCGGCGCTTGTGCCCGCCGCCGCGCCTGCGCATGGTGATGCGGCCAAGGTTGTTCCTGCCGGCCGACTGGAATTTCGATTTGAGAAGGCCCTTCTCCGGGCTATCCGCAGTGATCTCGTCGAAGTTCATCCCGACCCTGCCGCGCATGGCGGGCGATGTCGGCTTGTATTTCTTTAGCGCCATTTACTTAAACCTTCTTTCCTACACCTGGTCGAATACTTCGATGGTCTGGCCCTCGGCGATGGTCACCACCGCTTTTTTCCAGTCCGGCCTGCGCCCCTCGGTCTTGCCGAGCCTCTTGCGCTTGCCTTTGACGTTTATTATGTTCACCTTGTCCACCTTCACCTTGAACACTTCCTCCACGGCCTTCTTGACCTCGGTCTTGTTGGCCCGGCTGTCCACGGAGAACGTTATCTTGTTGGCGTTGTCTTTCGCGTCGCTCGCCTTCTCGGTGATGATCGGGCGGCGGATAAGGTCGTGCGGTTGTCTTTTCATTTGGCCAGCCTTTCCTGTATCTTGCCCAGCGCGTCCTTTGTCATGACGATGTGGTCCGCGTTGACAAGGTCGAACACGTTGATGGCGGCCGCCTGAAGCAGTTTGACGTCCGGAAGGTTGCGGAAACCAAGCTCCACGTTCTTGTCCTTGCCGTCCACCACGATGAGCGTCTTGCCGGAAAGGCCCAGCTTGCCCAAAAGGGCCGCGGCCTTTTTCGTCTTGGCGGCCTCAAGTGCTATCCCATCCACCACCATGATGACGTTTTCCTTGGCCCTGGCGGTCAGGGCGGAGCGCAACGCCCCTTCCCTCGCCTTCTTGGGCATGGTGTATCCGTAGTCGCGCGGCCTGGGCCCGAACACCGTGCCGCCCCCCCGGAAAAGGGGCGAACGGGTGGAACCGGCGCGGGCGCGGCCCGTGCCTTTTTGCTTCCACGGCTTTGCGCCGCCGCCGCGAACCTCGTCGCGCTCCTTGACCTTGTGGGTGCCCGCGCGGCGCGAGGCCAACTGGCTTACCACCACGTCGTGGACCAGATGGGCCTTCACTTCCACCTCGAAAACCGAGGGGGCAAGCTCCACTTCGCCCACTTTCTTCTTCTTCGCGTCTATTATGTCCAATAACATTGCTTACTTCCCGCTCTTCTTCTTGGAAGCCTTCAGCGGGTTCACAAACTTCGCCTCGGTCTTCACTTTTTCACGTTTCTCGCGCCTGTCCGAACGCTCCACAACCACAAGGTTGCCGGCAGCCCCGGGAACCGAACCCTTCACGAGCACCAGGTTCTTCTCCGGGAATATCTTCACAAGCTCAAGGTTGAGCGCCTTGACCTTCTCGCTTCCCAAGTGTCCGGGCATTTTCTTGCCCTTCATTATCCGGCCAGGCCACTCCCTCATGCCGATGGAGCCGCCATGCCGGAAAAACTCGTGTGTGCCGCGGCTGGCAGGGAACCCCTTGAAGCCGTAGCGCTTCATCACGCCCTGGAACCCCTTGCCTTTGCTCACCCCGGTGATCGAAAGGTAATGGGCGCCGTCCAGAACGCTGGTTGTCACCACGTCACCCGCCTTTAGCTCCACACCCTTGTCAAACCTGAATTCCTTCAGGTACCGGTGGGCCTTCACCCCGGCCTTGGCGCAATGCCCGGCCAGCGGTTTGGCGATCTT
Coding sequences within:
- the rplC gene encoding 50S ribosomal protein L3; the encoded protein is MNGLIGKKLGMTQVYAESGDEIPVTVLELGPCPVVQVKTAEKDGYSAVQLAFEPLEKKDKKKIAKPLAGHCAKAGVKAHRYLKEFRFDKGVELKAGDVVTTSVLDGAHYLSITGVSKGKGFQGVMKRYGFKGFPASRGTHEFFRHGGSIGMREWPGRIMKGKKMPGHLGSEKVKALNLELVKIFPEKNLVLVKGSVPGAAGNLVVVERSDRREKREKVKTEAKFVNPLKASKKKSGK
- the rpsS gene encoding 30S ribosomal protein S19, whose protein sequence is MSRSLKKGPYVEVSLQKKVEEAAAAGDKKIIKTWSRRSTITPEFVGVTFAVHNGRKFIPVYVTENMVGHKLGEFAATRNYRGHAKGEKRSTGSAPAA
- the hypD gene encoding hydrogenase formation protein HypD, which produces MKYIDEFRDGALARKLVADLEIEAERLSRRVTLMEVCGTHTMAIYRHGLKPLFPEKVRLVSGPGCPVCVTPAGYVDMAITLARTPGVIITTFGDMLKVPGSQTSLVKERGAGRDVRVVYSPMDAVETAKSSPDKEVVFLGVGFETTAPSVAAAILTAKREGVKNFTVLASHKVMPEPMEALTKGELKIDGYICPAHVSAIIGERGYRRLAEVYGVPCVITGFEPLDMLRGVIMLVRQIAEGRAVVENEYFRVVKPEGNVKAQAILADVFEKSNAVWRGLGPIPDSGLAISPRYESYDAMKKFKLSEPDVRENPACLCGEILKGLKEPLDCGLFATACTPENPVGACMVSSEGTCAAEFRYGERSRANA
- the hypE gene encoding hydrogenase expression/formation protein HypE, with product MRDDMILLGHGSGGQMTHDLVNKVILPLIHEGREAPEQEDSTPLTLPTGEIRFTTDSYVVDPIIFPGGDIGDLAVNGTINDLAMGGAVPFALSLGFILEEGLLMDDFTKVLRSIGRAAREAGIQVACGDTKVVPRGRGDKIFINTSGVGLARNGLRPGSAAVRPGDRLIINGTVGDHGVTIMSMREGLKFESPVKSDTAALHTLVDALVKAGVEIRAMRDPTRGGLATVAVEIAEASGVHIRLDETAIPVNKHVAAACEILGLDPLMVANEGKMVLVTPERDAKKALDVMRSHPLGRDAAMIGEALETDGRAKVTLTSYAGGARMVNKLPGELLPRIC
- the rplW gene encoding 50S ribosomal protein L23; the encoded protein is MKRQPHDLIRRPIITEKASDAKDNANKITFSVDSRANKTEVKKAVEEVFKVKVDKVNIINVKGKRKRLGKTEGRRPDWKKAVVTIAEGQTIEVFDQV
- the rplB gene encoding 50S ribosomal protein L2 — protein: MALKKYKPTSPAMRGRVGMNFDEITADSPEKGLLKSKFQSAGRNNLGRITMRRRGGGHKRRIRVIDFLRNKDGIPAAVATIEYDPNRTANIALLNYADGEKRYIIAAEGLKVGDSLMSGEGVEIKTGNALPLKSIPLGAIIHCVEMIPGKGAKMIRSAGTSAQLMAKEGDTALIRLKSGEVRKAPIMCRATVGAVGNAIHEGVTIGKAGRSRWLGKRPKVRGVAMNPVDHPHGGGEGKTSGGRHPVTPWGKPTKGFKTRKRKKASSKLIVKQRGK
- the rplD gene encoding 50S ribosomal protein L4, with the translated sequence MLLDIIDAKKKKVGEVELAPSVFEVEVKAHLVHDVVVSQLASRRAGTHKVKERDEVRGGGAKPWKQKGTGRARAGSTRSPLFRGGGTVFGPRPRDYGYTMPKKAREGALRSALTARAKENVIMVVDGIALEAAKTKKAAALLGKLGLSGKTLIVVDGKDKNVELGFRNLPDVKLLQAAAINVFDLVNADHIVMTKDALGKIQERLAK